From a single Pyxicephalus adspersus chromosome 11, UCB_Pads_2.0, whole genome shotgun sequence genomic region:
- the TRIM62 gene encoding E3 ubiquitin-protein ligase TRIM62, protein MACCLKDELLCSICLSIYQDPVSFGCEHYFCRKCITEHWSRQKHGGPLDCPECRRTFSEPTLSPSLKLSNIVERYTAFPLDAILSAQRSSFPCKDHDKVKLFCLTDRAVVCFFCDEPSLHEQHQVTNVDEAFEELQRELKEQLQALQESAKGHTEALQLLKRQLAETKSSAKSLRATISEAFEHLHRLLRERQKAMLEELESDTARTLTDIEHKVQRYSQQLRKVQEGVQILQERLAESDKHNFLAGISSLSERLKGKIHETNLTYEDFPTSKYMGPLQYTIWKSLFQDIHPVPAALTLDPVTAHQRLILSDDCTIVAYGNLHPQPLQDSPKRFDVEVSVFGSQVFDGGVHYWEVVVSDKTQWMIGLAHEAVSRKGSIQIQPGKGFYCIVMHDGNRYRACTEPWTRLNVRTKLEKVGVYLDYDKGLLIFYNADDMSWLYTFREKFPGRLCSYFSPGQSHANGKNVQPLRINTVRI, encoded by the exons ATGGCGTGTTGTCTGAAGGATGAGCTTCTGTGCTCCATCTGTCTCAGCATCTACCAGGACCCGGTGAGCTTTGGCTGTGAACATTACTTCTGCCGTAAATGTATCACGGAGCACTGGAGCCGCCAGAAGCACGGGGGGCCCCTGGACTGTCCGGAGTGCCGGAGAACCTTCTCAGAGCCTACGCTGTCCCCGAGCCTGAAGCTGTCCAATATTGTGGAGAGGTACACGGCCTTCCCCCTGGATGCCATCCTCAGTGCCCAGCGCAGCTCCTTTCCCTGCAAGGACCACGACAAGGTGAAGCTTTTCTGCCTGACCGACAGGGCCGTGGTTTGCTTCTTCTGTGACGAGCCTTCCCTGCATGAGCAGCACCAGGTGACCAACGTGGATGAGGCCTTCGAGGAACTGCAG CGAGAACTGAAGGAGCAGCTGCAGGCATTGCAGGAGAGCGCCAAGGGCCACACCGAGGCCCTCCAACTACTGAAACGCCAGCTGGCCGAGACCAAg TCCTCTGCCAAGAGCCTGCGTGCCACCATCAGTGAGGCCTTCGAGCACCTTCACCGCCTGCTGCGAGAGCGCCAGAAGGCCATGCTGGAGGAGCTGGAGTCCGACACGGCCCGCACCCTGACCGATATCGAGCACAAGGTTCAGCGCTACAGCCAGCAGCTGCGCAAGGTGCAGGAGGGGGTGCAGATCTTGCAGGAGCGCCTGGCAGAGAGCGATAAACACAACTTTTTGGCAGGAATTTCATCCCTGTCTGAGag ATTAAAGGGGAAGATACACGAAACCAACCTGACGTACGAAGACTTCCCAACTTCCAAGTATATGGGACCCCTGCAGTACACCATCTGGAAGTCACTCTTCCAGGACATCCACCCAG TTCCGGCAGCGCTGACCTTGGACCCGGTGACCGCCCACCAGCGCCTCATCCTTTCAGATGATTGTACCATTGTGGCGTACGGTAACTTACACCCGCAGCCGTTGCAGGATTCACCGAAACGTTTTGACGTGGAGGTGTCGGTGTTTGGCTCGCAGGTCTTTGATGGGGGGGTCCATTATTGGGAGGTTGTGGTCTCCGACAAGACGCAATGGATGATTGGATTGGCTCACGAAGCGGTGAGCCGGAAGGGAAGCATCCAGATCCAGCCCGGCAAAGGCTTTTATTGCATCGTGATGCATGATGGGAACCGGTACAGGGCGTGCACCGAGCCGTGGACCCGCCTCAACGTCCGCACCAAACTGGAGAAAGTGGGCGTGTACCTGGACTATGACAAGGGACTCCTCATCTTCTACAACGCCGACGACATGTCCTGGCTCTACACCTTCCGAGAGAAGTTCCCGGGAAGACTTTGTTCTTATTTCAGCCCCGGGCAGAGCCACGCCAATGGTAAGAACGTACAACCGCTCCGCATCAACACCGTGCGGATATAA
- the SVBP gene encoding small vasohibin-binding protein: MEPAGRKDKSKSKESLSRLEKAKQKSAQQELKQRQRAEIYALNKVMTELEQQQFEAFCKQMQASGK, encoded by the exons ATGGAGCCCGCGGGTCGCAAAGATAAATCCAAATCCAAAGAATCCCTGAGCCGCCTGGAGAAAGCCAAACAGAAGAGCGCCCAGCAGGAGCTAAAACAGCGCCAGAGAGCCGAG ATATACGCCCTGAACAAGGTGATGACGGAGTTGGAGCAGCAGCAGTTTGAAGCCTTCTGTAAACAAATGCAGGCATCCGGAAAGTAG
- the LOC140340741 gene encoding LOW QUALITY PROTEIN: calpain small subunit 2-like (The sequence of the model RefSeq protein was modified relative to this genomic sequence to represent the inferred CDS: substituted 1 base at 1 genomic stop codon): protein MFLLKQLGAGGGGGGGGGGFGNMIQGAVSGLAGSGGGGGGAGGVGNIIGTISSLAGSGGQGKSAGGQGGGSGGAGGVGNILGTISNLAGSGQGGAAGKFIKGAIDSLSGGGGGGQAGGPGKLFAGAGPGASGGQGMNILGGILGIIGDAIANYKPEPPPTPCANIYQQEATENEEQRQFRRLFRQLAGEDMEVSPVELQNVLNKVVAKHKDLKTEGFSIDTCRSMVAVMDSDGTGKLGFEEFKYLWNNIKKWQCIYKQFDTEGTGYIPAASMPGAVQAAGFQLNEQLHQLLIRRXADDKGNVNFDSFISSLVRMDCMFRAFKALDREGNGQVQVRLPEWLKMTIYS from the coding sequence ATGTTTCTGCTAAAACAACTGGgtgctggaggaggaggaggaggtggtggtggtggattTGGCAACATGATACAAGGGGCCGTCAGTGGCCTGGCAGGTTCTGGAGGTGGTGGCGGTGGAGCCGGAGGAGTCGGTAACATCATAGGAACAATCAGTAGTCTGGCCGGCTCTGGAGGGCAAGGCAAAAGTGCTGGTGGTCAAGGTGGAGGCAGTGGTGGAGCTGGAGGTGTCGGTAACATCCTAGGAACCATCAGTAATCTGGCCGGTTCTGGGCAAGGTGGAGCTGCCGGCAAGTTTATAAAGGGGGCCATTGACAGCCTAAGTGGCGGCGGTGGTGGTGGACAGGCTGGTGGGCCTGGGAAACTTTTTGCAGGAGCCGGCCCCGGTGCCAGCGGTGGCCAAGGAATGAACATCCTGGGGGGAATTCTGGGAATTATCGGTGATGCCATCGCAAACTACAAGCCAGAGCCTCCCCCCACTCCATGCGCCAACATTTACCAACAAGAAGCCACCGAGAACGAGGAGCAGAGGCAGTTCCGTCGCCTCTTCCGGCAGCTGGCCGGAGAGGACATGGAAGTCTCCCCTGTGGAACTACAGAACGTCCTGAACAAGGTGGTGGCCAAGCACAAGGACCTAAAGACCGAAGGCTTCAGCATAGACACGTGCCGCAGCATGGTTGCCGTCATGGACAGCGACGGCACCGGAAAGCTCGGCTTCGAGGAGTTCAAATATCTGTGGAACAACATCAAGAAATGGCAGTGCATCTACAAGCAATTCGACACGGAGGGCACCGGCTACATCCCTGCCGCCTCCATGCCAGGCGCTGTGCAAGCTGCCGGTTTCCAACTCAACGAACAGCTTCACCAACTTCTCATCCGCCGATAAGCAGACGACAAGGGCAACGTGAACTTTGATAGCTTTATCAGCAGCCTGGTGCGCATGGATTGCATGTTCCGGGCATTTAAAGCCCTGGACCGGGAGGGCAACGGGCAAGTTCAGGTGCGGCTGCCCGAATGGCTGAAGATGACCATCTACTCCTAA